The nucleotide sequence TATATTTCCCATACGTCCCTGCCTATGTCATCAGAAAAGATACATACAATTTGCTGAGGTTTTACACCTTCACGAGGCACAACAATATTGCACAGCGACATAGAAAGCAATTCACACGTCATAGAGCATTACATCTACAGCTCTGAAGTTTGGCGCGCTTTCAAAACCATGGCCAGCAACAATCGCTCTATCAAGCAAGGAGGACATACGCATAATGCATAACAAAGTCAATAGGACAACTTTAGAGTGGAATGCTGTTTTTGAAGTGGAAGAAACAATATTATTTACTGCAAGGAGTTCAAATGAGTAATGCAGGTATGATGCAGGTATGATGCAATAGATACATAGGCTCATTTGTGTACAGATCTTACCTCCTCTTTGTTGGGTAATGTCTGAGTCCTGTTAAACGTGTCATTTCCGTTAATACTGATCAGTTCTGCATCTGCAGGTGGATACGGAGCGGGGAAAACCACTACGTCACTCTTCAGTGTGTCTGAGCTGAAACACACGTCATACTGCTGAGTAGATTTAGAGTAAGACCAGCTTCCGTCAGGGTGTGTGGTGATCATTGGGGCGCTGTACCTTCTGAAACTGTCGTCTGTCCTGTGGCATTTTACAGCTATTAAACTGATGAGGCTCAGTAAAAATATCACTGACACCGAGGCAATGGCGATCAGCAAATACAGGTTCAAATCAGAGAAGTTCTCCTCCTTTCTCGGCACATTTCTGAATTGAGTCTGGATTTCACCTGTACTTTCAACCACCACTACATCAATAGACACAGTCGCTGACAGTGAGGGTTCTCCGTTATCAGAAACCAACACGACCAACGGGTGAGTTTTCAGGTCATTGTCACTCATTCGCCTCTTAGTCCTCAGTTCCCCGGTGCTGGTTCCGATTCGGAAGAGGTTGGTTCCCTTGGGCTCAGAGATGTGATAAGAAAGCAGCGCATTGTAGCCAGAGTCGGCGTCTACAGCCCTGATCTTGGCCACAAAGTAGCCCGCTTCAGCAGAATAGGGAACGTTCTCAGTGTTAACGGAGCCGTGTTCAGAATAGGGCGCGAGAATCCCAGGACTGTTGTCATTCTCATCCAGGATAAAAACGTTCACAGTCACGTTGCTGCTGAGTGGAGGAACACCAGAGTCTGTGGCCTGAACTTTAAACTGGAAAGTTTGTATCTCCTCATAGTTAAAAGACTGCAGACTGATTATATCTCCAGTATCCGAGTTTATTTTTACAGATGAAGATATTGACTTACTTGTATCTAATAATGTATACCTAATCTTTGCGTTTTCTTCGGAATCTCGATCAAAAGCTGAACTTGTAAAAATGACGTCTCCTACCGGACTGTTCTCTTTCACATAAACATTAATCACGGGTCCTGAGAAGCGAGGAGCGTTGTCATTCACATCAGAAACGTATATAGTAATATCGCTGGTGCTGGAGAGAGGCGGGGTCCCTTCATCCGTAGCCGTGATAGTGACATTGTACTGAGATTCGCTCTCTCTGTCCAGAGGCCCATCAACCACTAAAGAATAATCGTTTTTATAGTTCGACTTTAGTTTAAAAGGAACAGACCCAGTAAGTTTACAGTTGGTGATGCCATTTTTACTACTATCTTTATCTGTCACTGTCACCAAGGCGACCACTGTCCCTATCTCAGCATCCTCTTTCACTGGACTCATGAGTGACGTTACTGAGATTTTTGGAGAATTGTCATTGACATCAATAACTTCAACTAATACTTTACCGTGTGCACTACGACGAGAATGCCCTTGATCGGTCGCTTGAACTCTTATTTCGTATGAAGGACTTTCTTCATAATCcaaatggccttttattgta is from Salvelinus namaycush isolate Seneca chromosome 17, SaNama_1.0, whole genome shotgun sequence and encodes:
- the LOC120061932 gene encoding protocadherin alpha-3-like → MGRRRQRERVWIQCVALLCLFDWSAAQISYSVSEEVDKGTFVGNLAKDLNLNVHELESRGLRIVSGQSKTYFEANLKTGILFVNERIDREELCPNMVKCSLNIQAILSHPMLLHRIELNITDINDNAPSFLEKIHNLNVTELASPGERYLLPIANDADTGSNSVNSYKLSPNEHFSLDVQSGGEQSVSAELVLQKALDREKQPVIQLTLTAVDGGKPPRSGTLLIIVNVIDVNDNSPFFSRPLYKVRVHENAHFGTAILTLFATDLDEGLNSKIVYSFFKRGNWDPSIMFSINSDTGELTIKGHLDYEESPSYEIRVQATDQGHSRRSAHGKVLVEVIDVNDNSPKISVTSLMSPVKEDAEIGTVVALVTVTDKDSSKNGITNCKLTGSVPFKLKSNYKNDYSLVVDGPLDRESESQYNVTITATDEGTPPLSSTSDITIYVSDVNDNAPRFSGPVINVYVKENSPVGDVIFTSSAFDRDSEENAKIRYTLLDTSKSISSSVKINSDTGDIISLQSFNYEEIQTFQFKVQATDSGVPPLSSNVTVNVFILDENDNSPGILAPYSEHGSVNTENVPYSAEAGYFVAKIRAVDADSGYNALLSYHISEPKGTNLFRIGTSTGELRTKRRMSDNDLKTHPLVVLVSDNGEPSLSATVSIDVVVVESTGEIQTQFRNVPRKEENFSDLNLYLLIAIASVSVIFLLSLISLIAVKCHRTDDSFRRYSAPMITTHPDGSWSYSKSTQQYDVCFSSDTLKSDVVVFPAPYPPADAELISINGNDTFNRTQTLPNKEEVRSVHK